tggttgtctctgcgatcgaaagtgatcggacaggctgaccatggattgaattttggggcgactggctctatggcatagacgtcccttagtgcgcgcttgcgctcccttttggggatatgtgtagcatatatcatattcatcatttttacctcggggggaaatttcttctgtccccctgtgttcagtgggcgaggctcttcatcatcgtcctcgctgggCAGCCCCTTCCCCTTATGTCCGGCGTTTAACtttccggcctgtttaaagacccaacaatttctgttggtacgATTGGCAGGcatgtcaggggtgccatgaatctggcaatgtcaatcgagtattctgtccaaactagatggaccatccttgtttcctttgaatggcttcttccgctgaccgggtttagagccactgaatccggcgttgaccgtcatgTCTTCGCTATCTTTGTTATtccttcgacgcttgtgtttgttgcatcgtggcttgccattgccatctctggctttggaggtgccagggtcgctggtgctattgcttctacgagctagccagctatcttctccacgcaaaagcgggtcataagtgcggtaagggccgccatggacttcagtttttcttggccgaggtgtcaggcgagccactcgtctcggacgctgtgtttaaagaccgcaagggcttcggcgtccagacaatccacaatttggttcttttcaattaagaacctggtccagagtttccgggctgattctccgggttgctggactatgtgactaaggtcatcggtgtctggaggctgaacataggtaccttggaagttgtccctaaaggcatcctccaagtcttcccagctaccaatagagttttctgggaggctgtttaaccagtgccgtgctggccccttgagttttaggggaaggtacttgatggcgtggagttcgtcgccgcgagccatgtgaatgtggagaagaaaaatcttcgatccatactacgggatccgtcgtaccatcatatgattcaatgtcacgggtttaaacccttctgggaactagtgctccatcacctcatcagtgaagcacaaggggtgtgtggcgcctctgtatcggaCGATGTCGcggcgcagttcggatgaagtccgtaagcggttttcggcccgggtgaggttgtgcctaTCGCGCCAGGCATGATGGTCGTCCTCTCGCgttggagcacgcccccttgatccatagattgatcttgtctgactggctctattgtccaggtccttgcgtaggtcataggtatagcccggggccgctgcctccttgcctcgacggcggggtggcgcgggctggtgttcggcataagtagccggtctgtcccgtccacgtggtggtcggtgaGGTTCGTCAGCAGGTTTATAAtttggcggtattggctcaagggccttgtcatcgaattgtggtagtagcttgcgcttcgggtagctcttagttgggcgttcgaggccgtattcctcggctgctaggactttagtccatctgtcattgagcatatcatgttcggcttgaagctgctgctgctttgtttttaggcttctcgcagtggcgattagccggcgcttaaagcgctcttgtttgaggggttcctccggcacgatgaagtcttcgtcgccgaggctcacatcctcctcggagattggtagatagttactatcctccgagtcctcgttcccgactggatcgtcggggttaacttgcccatcctcccaatcatcctgttcggatgttggctcgacaggggcttcggggtcttcggcattctccggagtgttattgtctctggtgccggtattgctatctttttcgTGACGCGATTTTGAGCAGCGccactgacgtcgacgctttgcagGTGCTTCAgtaggcttgtcctcaaccggatccttcttgccgtcatcgtcatcctctttgggtgtgtccaccatatacacgtcatatgtggaggtggccgtccaatgtcccgtaaatggcgggtcttggccttgttcgtctccggcatcgtcgtccatgccgtcgatgtcttcggaggcgtagtccagcatgtcggttaaatcttcgacagtggctatgaagtaggTAGTGGGTgcgacgtaaaattccccgctctcagcccctagtccgggctgggcgtagttctgAAGTGATTCCTCTGAAATAgcgagggatcacattaagtccagagcctcgtttaagagcgaggtttggatgtGGAAGCGAGAGTCCGCGGGGCTGGCCGGAGTGAGAGCTTCCTGGTATGCCTGCTTGCcgcggacctcgagagttcggatctAGAGTCCGGGGGCGAGTCCGTCCTTTCAGTGATAGGGGGAACTTGGACTGATTCCGAGTTCGCCGTGGACATGATCGCCTCCGGATCCTCGATAATGCGGTTGGTAGCGGAGAGTCTGGTGGGCTCCagactcccatcttcggacctgatagtttgctccggatctagggcaaGAGCCGTGGTCagggccgcgaacccttcgaagatcaagtctccttggatatcagcgacataatttaggttcccgaaactgatatgatgaccaggggcgtagatgttgatctgctcaaggtggccaatcgagttggcacgcagtgcgaagctgccgaatatgaaaatttggccggggaggaaagtctTCCCCGAAatagcatcattgtagatgatcgatcgagccatcgaaccttctgtcgacagcatagtggaactctcaatgaaagcaccaatgtccgtgtcaaaaccggccgatctcgggtagggggtcccgaactgtgtgtctaaggatcgaaggtaacaggaggcaggggacacaatgtttacccaggtttgggccctcttaatggaggtagtaccctacttcctgcttgattgactttgatgagtataggggttacaagagttgatctaccttgagatcgtaatggctaaacgctAGATGtttagcatgtatgattatgattgcctctacgaactaaaccctccagtttatatagacaccggaggcgcctggggttgtacagagtcggtttacagagaaaggaaacttcatatccgaacgccaagcttgccatccacgcaaaggagagtcccatccggaaacgggggaaggccctctcttgtatcttcacggcccatcagtccggcccatgtcacatagcccggacgcccggggaccccctaatccaggactccctcaatccccaagcttaggctcttgccactccttattccatagtccatcaaatctttacccaaaacttgaaaacttcacaacacaaaactcaacagaaaatctcatgagcgttggtataagaaaataaatcaccacttttggtactattgtgaaccattctttatttatattggtgcaatatatactgtattccaacttttccatggttcataccccccgttacaacccatagattcatcaaaataagcaaacaacacatagaaaacatagaatctgtcaaaaacagaacagtctgtagaaatctgtagacttagaatacttctgtaactccaaaaattctgaaaacttatgacaacctgggcaatttgtataccaatcttgcaaaaagaatcatatcaaaagcacgcttctgtaaAAAAATAAACATTATTttcctaggcgcaaaagtttctgtttttcagcaagatcaaatcaactatcaccgtaggccatcccaaaggtcttacttggcacaaccactaattaaaacacaaaaacacatctaaccagaggctagatgaattatttactgaaaaacagaaccaaaaaaatcaagaacgaaaataaaattgggttgcctcccaacaagcactattgtttaacgcccttagctaggcataaaagcataGATCTAGacgttgtcatctttggtatgcaatccataagtagctctcataatagattcatcaggcaacttaattttctttctaggaaaatgttccatgcccttccttaacggaaattgaaatctaatgtttcctgcTTTCATGTCAatagttgcaccaatcgttctaaggaaaggtctaccaataataataggacatgtaggattgcaatctatatcaagaacaatgaaatatacgggcacataattcctatttgcaacaataagaacatcattaattcttcccataggcttcttaatagtggaatccgcaagatgcaaatgtaaagaacaatcatcaaattcacgaaaacctaacacatcacataaagtttttgaaatcatggaaacgctagcacccaaatcacacaaagcatggcactcataatctttaatgttaatcttaatagtaggttcccacttattataaagttttctagggatagaaacttccaattcaagcttttcttcaaaagatttcatcatagcatcaatgatatgttttgtaaaagctttttttattataagcatgaggagaattcaagatggattgcaacaaggaaatacaatctattaaagaacgattaccataattaaatttcttgaaatccaataGAGTGGGTTCATCgttacttaaagttttgacctctccaatcccaccgctatcaatttttgcatctagatctataaactccaaattattgggacgccttttaactaaagttgactcatctccagtcccatctttatcaagatttatattagaaaacaaagattcaataggagtcacatctaTCACTTTAAGATATTCATCGTTATTTTCACAAaactccggtttagcggccatcttatttaccAAAGTGGTTTGTTTATCAAaaatttggccaactagattttcAAGATAAGCAGCCATAAAATTCTTTGGACATaacatcgagctctttattcatatactccataaaagttttctgctccttgagctcattcctaaagaaactattatgctcaaattgtaagaaCATAAAGCTCCTAGTATTATTTTAATCTCTTCCAACTTCTTATAGTAAGGATCAAAGTTCTTGGGTTGAGCCATCAAGGCAAggtaacacacgagcaaacaaaaagcaaatgaaaagatgacagaagaagggcgaataaaaaggcaatttttttcaaaaatcgttttagaagttggggagaggaaaacgagaggcgaatggcgaataatgtaatgcaagagatgagaatttatgatgggtacttggtgggCTTGAcgtggatctccccggcaacggcgccagaaattggcaagttgacgggagactaATTTTGACTTTTGCgaagctccccggcaacggcgctagaaattcttcctgctacttctggcgccgtagagataagtatttccctcagagggtgatgcaacatagtagagataagtatttcccttagttaagaaccaaggtatcaatccaataggagaaacGTGCAAGTCCCCAATCGATGCACCTgcgcaaacaatcaaacacttgcacccaacgcgataatgtgattgtcaatcccttcacggtcacttgtaaAGGTgttatctgatagagataaataaaactaaacaaaaaataaaatatttttcgGTTTTTTGGTTTACAGAtatgaaaataaagattgcaaaatagtagatcggaaactaatatgatggaaaatagacccgggggccataggtttcactagaggcttctctcatgaaggcaaataatacggtgggtgaacaaattactgtcgagcaattgatagaaaagcacaaagttatgacgatatccaagacaatcattatgtaatataggcatcacgtccgtgtcaagtaggccgactcctacctgcatctactactattactccacacattgaccgctatcaagcatgcatctagagtattaagttcataaaaatggagtaacgccttaagtaagatgacatgatgaagaggaataaactcaagcaatatgatgaaaaccctatccttttatccttgatagcaataattcaatacgtgtctcgctacccctactttgtcactgggtgaaatcacgcaagattgaacccaaagctaagcacctctctcattgcaagaaaaaccaatctagttgaccaaaccaaaccaataattcgaagagaaatacaaagatatcaaatcatgcatataagaattcagagaagattcaaataacattcatagataagttgatcataaatccacaattcatcggatctcgacaaacacactgcaaaagaagattacatcggatagatctccaagaacatcgagaagaacatggtattgagaatcaaagagagagaagaagccatctagctactaggtatggacccataggtctgtggtaaactacccacgcttcatcggaagggcaatagagttgatgtagatgtccTCAGCACTGTCACTTTAATTTACTAAAGGTTGATGTTGCATCCTAGTAATAAACATGTCCTTTCTTTTTTCTAGGGATTCGTACAGTTGCCGTTGTCAGAGAATGGTTAGAAGAAAACGATGTTTCATCTGCCAAAATCATAGTTGATTGAGATCATAGTTACAATCAATTGCAAATACAACACACAACTACGTACATCCACATGAACAGTCCATGCAAGCCTCCTCGTGACCCACTCAGAGATTTTAGTGAAGTATCTTATATACTGCCAAGCAAAGGTCGGATTTTTTAGACAGAGCCAAACCGGAGACCTTTTCCCCTTGTAGCTTTCATCAAACCACAAGGGTCCAAAACACGCAAGTACTTCAATCAGAAGGGGAAAAAAACTCTCTTTTTTTAATGTTGAGAAAAAAAAATTAAGATCATATAgagagaaaaaggagagagaggTAGAAGGAGATCAGGCAGATGCTAAACCCACATCTGCATGCGTTACCGGATAGAAAAAACGGGTCTCTACGCCGGTATGCGCCTCCGTCCTTACCTATCATCGTTACTACGTAAGTAGTGCTGTAGGCCATGATCGATCGATCGGTTTACGGGTCACGGTAGCTCCAGAGGCTCTCCCCAACCTCGGAAGGGTCCGGCGATTCGTCGGAGGAGTCGGGGCTGAGCCTCGGGGGGCtcatcatcatcccggcggccatgTTGCGGAGGAACTGCGGCGTCTCGAAGAGCGCCTCCTCGTCCAGGAAGTACTGATTGAACCCAATGCCGGCTCGATCCTGCTGGGCCATGACGCTCGCCGAGGCAGCATCAGCGGCACTGCTTCCAGTTCCACCCAACTGCTGCTGCAGAGCGGATCCAGCAGCCGCAGGGGCAATGCCGCCGCCGGCGCGGTCGTGCCGGATGGAGGCGgctgcggcggccgccgccgcgcgGATGCCGTCCGCGGAGGTGGACGCCGGTGCCGGGCGCGTGGCCGCTAAGGCGGGGAAGTTGAGCGCCGCGTCGGCCCCGCGGAGAGCGTGGGCGGCCACGTCGTACGCCACGGCGGCCATCTCGGCCGTCGGGAACGTGCCGAGCCAGATGCGGCGCGCCTTCCGCGGCTCCCGGATCTCCGAGACCCACTTCCCGTACCGGCTCCGGATGCCGCGGTAGAAGGGGTGCCTGCCCGACGACCCATGCCCAGACATTGGTTGATCAGCTAGGGCAATGGTCGGACTACAGTACACTTCACCTATTAGAGCGTACGTAGTATCAGTCGATGAGTGCTTAGCTGAGAGTGGTGACTGTGGGAGTGTGCGCGTGTGCGCGTGCAAGCAGTTCGCCGTCGGATAAACTAATACTACACACCGAGGAACTCCGAGCAGCGTAAATATTATAGCCAACAACCGATTAAATAGGGTTGTCATGTCATCTGCAGGCAACTTAATAGCTCACTCATATAGTAATCATACTTATGTCATTATTAATATGCACGGCCTGCCTTTTTTTCTCGTAAAGGGTGTTAAAGATTGCCACGGCCGATTGTAAATCTACAAACTACTAgtacttctcttctctctcctcttttaTCTTCTCTAATCTTTAATAGCCCACCTACATGATCTTTATATATTTGCTTAAGATGGCGAAGAAGCGCGCGGGCGGAAGCATGCGGGACGCCATGACGCCGGCCGGCTCTCGGAGCTGTTACCGGGGAAGCAAACTGCTGGGTTCGGCTCCTCTGCTGTTATGTTGTCACTGTACGGGTGCTGTAACTTCAAAATCCACCGTTCACTCTAATCAGAAGGCTCTCCTTCATCTTCCTCGTTTCTCCCATTAATTGAAAAAAAAACACCCACGCCGTGGTGGTGGATAAATCACCCAGGGTGGTTAAGCCGGCACCCACGGCACCGGGACGCAAAACGCCAGGAGCTGATGGCTTCTAAAATCACAACGTTATGTTGCCGGCGCAGGCACGCTCGTGAAGCCCAAACGAACATCGACGGCGATGTTGGAGCTTGGAGGTCAGGAGCTTGCCAACCTCCTGTAGGATATGTAGAACAAGGCTCATGCGGCTACTGAACATGGAGTCACCAGACATGCAGAGTTAGTAATTCTTCGATGCAGAGTCCCGGCGCCATGCGGGCCGGCTTAATGAATGCGGCTCTGTGGACAACCTAGCTGGCCGGTCCGCCGGTGCAGCGAACTTGAGGAACGTCGTCGAGGCATGTTGGTGTTGTGGGTTTTTTTTTAATTAATGAGAGAAACGAGGAAGATGAAGCAGAGCATTTTGATTATGTTAGAAGGGAATAGAGCAAGATTGGTGAAAtcattgttgtattgcttgagcctcatggacatatatataggagtacataatTATCTTGGAGTATAAGtcaaggtagaataatatcctacgtTATCCTAGCTTttctaataatcacgatactcaacagaTTAGAGTGGACGGTGGATTTTAAAGTTACAGCACCCGCACAGTGACAACCTAACAGCAAAGGAGCCGAACCCCAAACTGCTAGGGTAAACATAATCGTAGCCACAGCCCTTGGAGTTCTTTTCGGGTGCACGGGGAGAATCACGTCGCTTTTAAGGCTCTCTAATCGTTAATCATGGAGCTCCAATTTGCTTAGTTTTTTTATCAAGGTGTAACTATTTGGCTTTTTTTCCCTGGGTGATGGGAATTTTTTTGTCGTTACTGTTTTTCTTTACTCTACGTCAATGATTCTTTCTTTTTTAACAACCAACGGTAATAATTTTTCCACGGGGATAGGATGATGTTTACAGATTAGCTTATGGAGCCGCACCATTTAGGAAAAAGCTTTTAGGCCATTTTTTCCTTCTCAGGGAGATGTGTGGAATAGTCAACTTCTTAACGAATGAGCAAGTGGCAGCTCACTCGTGACCCGGCTTGTATTTTCTGCAGTGACATATTCTTTGATTATGACATTGCTAAAGTAATTCAGAGATA
This window of the Triticum aestivum cultivar Chinese Spring chromosome 5D, IWGSC CS RefSeq v2.1, whole genome shotgun sequence genome carries:
- the LOC123120931 gene encoding ethylene-responsive transcription factor ERF025-like, which codes for MSGHGSSGRHPFYRGIRSRYGKWVSEIREPRKARRIWLGTFPTAEMAAVAYDVAAHALRGADAALNFPALAATRPAPASTSADGIRAAAAAAAASIRHDRAGGGIAPAAAGSALQQQLGGTGSSAADAASASVMAQQDRAGIGFNQYFLDEEALFETPQFLRNMAAGMMMSPPRLSPDSSDESPDPSEVGESLWSYRDP